Part of the Paludisphaera borealis genome, TCGCCGGCCGCCGCCTTGGCCAGCACGAACAGGCCGCGCGCCTCGGACGTCATTCGATCCGTCCAGCCGGTCGGATCCAGTTCGAGACTTCTTCCCGAGCGCAGCGGTTGGGCGTGGACCAGGCCCGCGATCACGTCGCCTTGGCGGGCGTGGCGGTACGCGGCCTCGACCGACGCCGGCGACGACCAGTCGATCTCGGAGTCTCGACCCCCCAGGAAGGCGACCCGACATCCTTTCGCCCGGACCTGCTCGGCTAGCGCGGCCGACGTTCCGCGATCGTCTTCGACGATCATCACCGTGGAGCCGAGCGGTAGTCCGCTCTCGTCCTCGGCCATCGGCGCATCGACGGCTTCAAGCAGGAGCCTTCGGATTCCGTCGTGCGGCTCGGTCTCGGCCGACTTCATTCCCTCCTGGGTCGGCGCGGGAGCGACTGGGGGCGCGGGAGTCGGGGGAGCGGCGACGTCGGGCGCGTCGGTTCGGCCGAGCAACTTCTCGACCCGATCGACGATCGCGCCCAGAGTCGCGGCGCGGGTGAGGGCGTCCATACTTTCGGGATCGGAGGCCGACGCGAGACGAGGGAAGACGTCGCGCAATTTGCCGAGGATCTCGACGCGCTTGATCGAGTCGATGCCGAGGTCGGCCTCGATGTCGAGCCCGAGTTGAAGGACTTCCAGAGGATACCCCGTGCGGTCGCGAACGATCTCCAGAAGCTTGGCCGCGATGACATCCCGATTGGCCGGTTCGGACGTGGCGGCCGGGCTCGGCGCGATGGCGACTGGCGCGACCGGGGGAGCCGGCTCGGACGCGGACGGAGCGACCGACGGACGGCTTTCGACGACGGGCGGCGGTGTGAAGACCGGCGCGGGAGGAGCGGGAGTCGTCCTCGGCGCCGTGGTCGTCGGAGCGGCGGACTTGCCGGTCAAGTACGCCAGCATCGTCGCCTGCTGGACTTCGAGGAACGTCCGCATCGTCTCCTGGAACGCGGCCATCACGCGCTCGGAGGCGCCCGACGGAGTCGGGGTCGACGGCGCGGGCGTGGCGGCCGCGGCTTGTTTGTGCGGCTTGCCGTTGACTGCGGGCGGAGGAGACGTTGTCTGGTTCATGTTCGCTTCGACCCGAGGTAGGGAGACGACAGGCTTGGGCGTGGTGGTTGAGGGTTTCGGCTGGATGTTCGCCTGGCCGAGCCGGCGCGGCTCGGGAGCGTTCAGCGGCCGGGCGCGGCTGCCGTTGACCATCCAGGTCGAAGGGCTGAGCGGCGGCGAGCCGTCGCCCGCCGGCAACGTCGCGAGGTCGAGCCGCGCATCGGATCGGCCCCGCGTGAGACGTTCCAGCTTCAAGGAGAGCCCGGCCGCCGCGAGCCGGGCGAGGGCGTGCAGCAAGCTGACCAGGCTCGATCGCCCCGGACCGCCGCCATCGCACGAAACCGCGACATGGGGGCGGTCGCCCAGGATCGAATCGACCAGGCCCGAGAGGACCGAGCCGGGACCGACCTCGATGAAAACCCGCGTCCCTTGCTCGTGCATGGCCGCGATCATGTCGGAGAAACGAACGGGTTCGACGACGTGATCGCCCAGGCGACCGGCGATCGCCTTCAAGTCGGTCGGGTGGGGCCTGGCGTCGAGGTTCGAGAACACCGGCCGCCCCGGCGCGGCGATCAGTCGATCGGCGGCGAGCCGGGTCAAGGGCTCGCGGGCGGCGTCCATCCGTTCCGTGTGAAAGGCGCAGGCCACGGGCAGGCGTCGGCCGCGAACGTTTCGCCCTTGGGCGCGGTCGACGACGGCCTGGACCGACGCCTCCGAGCCGGCGACGACGGTTTGAAGCGGGCCGTTGAAGTTCACGGCCGCGACGTCTTTCAGGTCGCCGATCAAGGAACGGACGGTCTTCGCGTCGGCCGCGAGGGCGGCCATCGCGCCGGGGTTTCGGCCGGCGGCGTCGCGGAGCAATCGCCCTCGCGTCAGCGAAAGCTCGACCAGGCCGCGGACGTCGAGCGCGCCGGCCTCGTGCAGCGCGACGAGTTCGCCGTAGCTGTGACCGGCGACGACGTCGGCGGCGAGTCCCAGGCTTGCCAGCAGCCGCGAGAGCCCGAGGCTCGCCGCGCCGAGGGCCGGCTGAGCGATCTCGGTGGCTCGCAACGCGTCGGTCTGGGCGCGGCGGGCGTCGTCGTTGAAGGCGGGGGGCGGGAAGATCTTCGGGCCGATCGGCTCGCCGCCGAGGTCGCGGACGGCGGCGTCGAACTCGTCGAAGGCGCCGAGCACTTCCTCGAACGCGACCGCCAGGTCGCCGAGCATGCCGACCGCCTGAGAGCCCTGCCCCGGGAACACGAACGCGACATTGCCCCCCGCGTGCCGCGGACGCTCGGCGTAGCGGACGCCGCGCGGGTCGTCGAACGCGGCGTCCCCCTTGCGAATCGCCGACCGGGCGGTTTCCAGCTTTGTGGCCAGATCGTCGAGGCCGGTTGCGACGATCGCCAGCGTGGGGCCGTTGCCGTCGATGGGCTTCCGGCTCGCCAACGTGTGGGCGACGTCGCGGAGCGCGGGCCGCGCGCCGGCGTTCAGGCGATCGGCGAGTTGATCGAGGTCGCCAAGCAGCGACTCGCGATCGGCGGCCGACCAGACGAGCAACTCGGCGGGCCATTCGCGATCGGCGGCCCGAGTCGTCGGGATCGGATCTCGCTCATAGGCTTCCATGACGACGTGAAAATTCGTGCCGCCGAATCCGAACGCGCTGACGCCGGCGCGGCGCGGGCGTTCGAGCGAGGCGTGCAGCCAGGGGCGGGCCTCGGTGTTGAGACGAAGCGGGCCGTCGTGGAGATCGAGCTGGAGGTTCGGGGTCGTCACGCCGATCGTCGGCGGCAAGACCCGGTTGTGCAGCGCGAGCGTGGCGTGGATCAGTCCGGCCAGTCCCGCGGCGCACTTGGTGTGGCCGATCTGCGACTTGACGGAACCGACGGTGCACGAGCCTCGCTCGGCGCCCGCCTCGCGCATCAGCCGGCTCAGGGCGGCGATTTCGACGACGTCGCCGACGGCGGTCCCGGTGCCGTGGGCTTCAACGTAGCCGACGGTCGCCGGATCGACGGCCGCCTCGGCGTAGGCGCGTTCGAGGGCTCGGGTCTGGCCTTCGATTCCGGGCGCGGTCAGACCCCGGCTGCGGCCGTCGCTGGAGGAGCCCACGCCCTGGATCACGGCGTAGATGCGGTCGCCGTCGCGCTCGGCGTCGGCCAGCCGCTTGAGAATCACCGCCGTCGCGCCCTCGCTGATCACGATGCCGTCGGCGGTCGCGTCGAACGGGCGGCAGCGGCCGCGCGGCGAGAACGCTTGCGTCTTGCTGAACGCCAGATACGTGAACGGATTTTGAACCGTGTCGACGCCCCCCAGCACGACGACGTCGGCCGCCCTGCTCCGAAGCTCGCGGACCGCCAGGTTGAGCGCGGCGAGCGACGACCCGCAGGCGGCGTCGACCGTGTAGTTGGCCCCGCCGAGGTTCAGCCGGTTGGCGATCCGGCCGGCGGTGACGTTCAGGAGGAAGCCGGGGAACGAGTCCTCGGTCCACTCGGGCAAGAGCCCATCGCAGCTTTCGAGGGCCGCCGCGCCCGAGCCGGGGACGACGCCGTCGAGCATCGGCAGGTACGACTTGAAAGCGTAGCCCATCGCCACCTGCGCCGCGCCTCCGCCCATCCCGAGCACGACGGCCGTACGCTCGCGGGGGAACGGGCGGTCGGCGTAGCCGGCGTCGGCAAGCGCCGCTCGCGCTACTTCCAGGGCGAGCAACTGCGCGGGCTCGATGCTCGGCAGGCTGGACGGCGGCATGCCATAGCGGAGCGGATCGAACGGGACGTCGGGAACGAAGCCGCCCCACTTCGAGTAGATCTTGTCCGGCGCCTTGGGGTCGGCGTCGTAGTAGAGCCGCCAGTCCCAGCGGTCGGGCGGAACCTCGGTGATCGCGTCGCGGCCGTTCAGCGAGTTCGCCCAGAACGTCGCGAGATCCGGGGCGCCGGGCAGGACGGCCGACATCCCCACGATCGCGACGGCCGCGGGATCGGGCTGGCGTTCCGTCGCCTCGACGACGCCTGAGGCGAGCCGTTCGATCCAGGCGGTCGCGCCGAGGGCGACGTCTTCGTGCAGCTCGCGCATCGTCACCACGCGATCGCGCAGCGCGGCGGCCTGGCCGAGCATGTAAAGGCCGTTCGCCGCCTGCACGGATTCGGCGACGGGCGCGAGCGAGGCTTCGGAGCCGTTCTTGCGCTCTACGCCCTTGGCCGCGATCCGCAGCCGGCCGAGGTTGAGGGTCTCCAGCGACTCGCGGATCTCGTCGTGCGACTTGCGCTGGGCGATCAGCCCCGCGCGCTCGGCGGAGAAACGATCGACGAACGGCGTCTTGCCGACCCGGACGAGGTGTCCTGGGCCGGTTTCCAGCAGCACGGTCTCCCGGCACTCGGCGGCCTCGTGCTGATAGCGCGCGACGATCGCGCCGGTGGAGACGGCCTCGCGGGTGAACAGGTAGGCCGTGCCCATGAGGACGCCGATCCGAACCCCTCGCGCGGCCAAGTCGCCGGCCAGGGCCGCGACGGCCGCCGCGGATCGCGCGTCATGGATTCCGCCGGCGAACACGAGGCTGAACGACTCGGCCGCCGCGCCCGCGTCGATCGCTTTCTCGATGACGCGGCAGCCTTGCTCCCAGAGCACGAAGCTCGATCGCGGGCCGACGTGCCCGCCGCATTCCCGGCCTTCCAGGACGAACCGCCGCGACCCAGCCCGCAAGAACTGGTCGAGCAGGCCCGGGGACGGGACGTGGAGGTATGTGGCGATCCCTTCCCGCTCCAACTCGGCCGCCTGGTCGGGTCGGCCTCCCGCGATCAGGGCGAACGGCGGCTTCACCGCGAGCACGACCGCAAGCTGCTCGCGACGCAGTTCGGAAGGGACGAACCCAAGCAGGCCGACTCCCCACGATCGGCCTTCGAGCCGCCGGGCCGATTCGTTCAAGAGCCGCTCGACTTCCGCCTTTCGCAGGAGAGCCAATGCGACGAAGGGCAAGGCCCCTTCCTCGGCGACGGCCGCCGCGAACAGCGGCACGTCGCTGACCCTCGTCATCGGTCCCTGAAGGATCGGAAACCGACAACCGTGCGACTTGGCCAGGGCCGCGCTTTCGGCCATCGGTCGCGCCTTGAAGGCCCCTTGGAGTCCCGCGTCGATCGCCTTCTCAATCGTCTGGACAACGCCGCCGAGCGTGACATGGGTCGCCGCCAGCTCCGTCGCGAAGGCGGCGTCCTGGCCGATCGGCCACGCCTGTCCGGCCTTCCAGCCCACGTCGCAAGCGACGGCCCGCGTCCAGACGTCGCCGCCTCGCCGGGCCGCGTCGCGCAATCTCGAGAGGACGGGGGACGTCGGGGGGGCGTAAACGCGGATCGCGCCGTCAGCGGCCTCGATAAGTTGCGTCTCGCCGCCGTCCCAGTGCCGCAACACGTCGCGAAACGAGGCCGTCAGAGGAGATTCGCGAACCAGTAGAGCCGCCCCGTCGAGCACCACGCCCGCCGCGCCCGCCGCCACGCAGCCCGCGGCGACCCTCGGTCCGACACCGCCGCGAACCCATACGGGGAGATCGGTCCGCGCGAGGACGGCCTGAAGCAGGATGAACGCCGAATCCAGGCCGACGCGTCCGCCCGCCTCGTTGCCGACCACGATCAGACCATCGACCCCGGCCGAAACCGCCGCCTCCGCTTCCGTCGCCGATACGATCTCGCCGACGATCCGACGACCCGAGTCGTGAATCCTGGCGCATACCTCGGTCAGCATGTCGCCGTCCCAGGGGCCGGTGCAGACGACCACGGCCAGACCCGGGCCCGCCGCGTCGACCCACGGTTCGGCGATCTGATCGGCGCGCAGGCGAACCGCGTACTCGCTGTCGGCGAACCGCGTCAACGAGTCGATCGCCTTCGAGGCGTCGTCGTCGCCCGTCACGTCGAGGACGCCCAGCGCGCCACCGCGCCCGGCAGCGATCACGAACGATGCGCCGCCAGCGATTCGAGGGGCCAGGGCGAATACACGGCGTTGATTCCACAGCATCGCGTTGGCTCTCAATGAATGCGGGTCATCCATAGAGGACTATAACACCCGAAGTGAAGATGGACGTTTTGGGGCGAGTGCGAAATTTGGGTCAACGATTCATGGTGCACGATCTTTGGATCGATCGTACTGTGCGCGGTGTGGCGCATTTAAGGAATACGTTGGCTGGGATGTCGGGGTTGGGTGGGCGGGGGTCAGGGGGGGCTCGATTTCGGTCGGTTCTTGAGAAGTTCGCGGCGGAGCCGTCGGACCTGGTCCTGGGCGACGGGGGCGAATTTCGATCGCAGGATCGGGGCCCCTCGGAACCAGGCTTCGGGCTCGGCGAAGGCCGCGTGCATCTCGACGAAGAGGGCGTCAGCGGCTTCCTTCGACTTCAACCGGCTGACTTTGACGTAGCTGACGCCCCCCTGGAACGGGTTCGCGGGACCGTTTTCCGCGAGGTTCTTCCAGTGGTTGGTCGGCTCGCCCGGGGGGTTGAAGGCGGGATCGACGCGCGCGGCGATCACCATCGAGTCGTCGGTCCGGGTCGCCATGACTTCGTCGACGGCTTCGAACGCGATCCGATCCAGGAGCCGGCCTTTCAGGTGGACGAACCAGTGCGGGGCGTCGCCTTCGAGCTGGGCGACGCGATTCCGGGGCTTCGGGTCGTCGGCGGTGAGCAGGCGCTGCTCAAACCGCATGTTGCCGACCTCAACGGCCTTCGCGTCGGCTTGCGTGATCAGCTTCACCGGGTCGAGCTGGCTCAGATCGGCCCGGACGACGAACCAGAGGTCGACCGAACGGATGATCGAGTCGGCCGTCTTGGCGTCGTGGAGCTTGAGGATGTACGGGGCGGTCACCGAATCGCGGAGCAAGTCATTCACCGCTTGCTCGGAGCCGCAAAGGTCGAGCAAGGCGGCGCGTCGGCCTTTGTCGTCCAATCCGTCGTGGAAGGTCGGCGCGGGAAGGGCGACGGTCGTTCCACCGGCCTTGAGGCCGTCGCGCAACGCCACCTCGTAAACCGGGTTGCGCTGGTGGGCGGGCTCCGGGCTCGGGTCGGGCTGCTGGGGAGGTAAGAAAAGGATCGGCGCGAGCACGATCGCTGCGAGATGGTTCAGCATGGCCGGATTGTAGCAGTTTCGCGGCTCGCGTCGATCGAAGTGGCAAGTTTCGCCGCCGCGCGTCCGATGAACCGAGTGAGGAGTGAAATCCACTCCGACGATCGCGTGACGGAATTCGAATCGAGACTTGGCGAGACAGGCATGGGTCGCGTGTATTCCCACAACCGACATTCGAGCGCATGGCTGACGCTGCTGATCGTCGTGATGCTGACGTTCGTGAGTGGCTGCCATCATGCCATTCCGATTGTCGGGCAGTTCCAGGGGGCCGCGCAGGTCGACGCCCGGGCGGACGTTCGGGGCGAGATGGCCGTCAAGCTTCCGGCGGCGATCGATCCCGGGCCGATGGTCGTGGCGACCGTCGAGGCGTCTCCCAGCGGCGATTCTTCGCACCGGGTCGCGGTGATCGACGTGGACGGCTTGATCCTGAACCAGAACGTCGAAGGGATTTACGACTCGGGCGAGAACCCGGTGGCCGGCTTTCGCGAGAAGCTGGAAGCGGCTGCGGGGGACGCGAAGGTCGTGGCGGTGGTCTTGCGGATTCACAGCCCCGGGGGGGGCGTCACCGCCTGCGACATCCTGGCCGACGAGCTGGGACGCTTCAAGGCCGCGACCCACAAGCCGGTGGTCGCCTGCCTGATGGACGTCGCCGCTTCGGGCGCCTATTACCTGGCGGTCGGAGCCGACCGGATCGTGGCCCATCCGACGACCCTCACCGGCGGCGTCGGCGCGATCTTCAATCATGTGAATCTGGAAGACGCCATGGCGCAGCTCAACGTCACGGTCGAGCCGATCAAGTCGGGGCCGCTGATCGACATGGGGAGCGTCACCAAGCCGCTCGACCCCCAATCACGTGAGATCCTCGTCGAGATGGCCGACGGTTTTCGCCAGCGGTTCCTGGGAAGAATCGCGCAGCTACGGCCCGTCGTGAGCGACGCCGACCTCAAGGCGATTTCCGACGGCCGCATCCTCGCTGCTCCCAAGGCTCTTTCGCTGCACCTGGTGGACCAGATCGGCTATCTCCCCGACGCCGTCGGCGAGGCCCGGCGCCTGGCCGGCGCGCCGGGGGCCGAGGTGGTCCTCTACCATCGCGACGGGGCGCCCGCGCGGTCGCTGTACGCGATCGCTCCGAAGCCCCCCCGCATGGGCGAGGTGTTGCCGTTCAGTTACCCCGGACTCGACCGGGCCAAGCTGCCGACGTTCCTCTATCTCTGGCAGCCCGACCCGACCCTGCCCCGGACCACGGCCCGGTGAGCCAGGACATCCCTCGTCCGCTCGACCCCGATCCCGCGGAATGGCCCGTGCTCGTGACCGGCGCCGGCGGCTTCGTCGGCGGACACATTGCGCGGAGGCTGGCCGAAGCGGGACATCGCGTGCGAGGACTGGTGAGACGACCGCCCGTCGAACGGGCCGGCGATCCGGCCATCGAATGGATCGTGGGCGAATTGTGTGATTCGGAGCGGGTCCGACGCGCCCTGACCGGCGTGCGCGGGGTGATCCATTCGGCGGCTTGGGTCAGCCTGGGCCGCGACCGCCTCGGCGTCAGCCGCGCCGTGAACGTCGATGCGACCCGCCAGTTGCTGGACGAGGCTCGACGCGTCGGGGTCGAGCGGTTCGTCTTCACCTCGACCTTGCACACCCTGGCCGCGGGAACTCCCGAGACGCCGGCCGACGAGGACGCGCCGTGGAACCTGGAATGCGTCGAATCGCCTTACGGGCGCTCCAAGCGCGAGGCCGAGGTTTTCGTTCGCGCGGCGAGCGAGGGCGGGTTCACGACGATCGTGCTCTGCCCCGGGATGGTCCTCGGCGCGCGCGACCTCAAGCCGACTTCGACGCTGCTCGTTCGCATCATGGCCCGCCATCCCGTGGTTGTGGTGTCGGGGGGCGGCATCCCGATCGTCGACGCTTCGATCGTCGCTCTGGCCCACCGTCGGGCCCTGGTCCTCGGCGAGCCCGGCGCGCGTTATGCGGTTGTCGGAGAGTACCTTGGCTTCCCGGCCCTCGCTCGATTGGTGGCTGAAGTCGGGGGCTGGCCGCTGATGGTCTTCGTCTTGCCGAACTTTCTGGAGCGTCCCTTGAAGGCGACGGCCGATATCTTCACCTGGCTGCGCCTCACCGCCGAGTTTTCGGGGCCGACCGTCGCGGGGGGCTTCCTCCATCACCACGTTTCGGGCGTCCGGGCGGATCGGTGTTTCGGTCTGGTGCATCCGCCTGCCGTCGAGTCGGTCCGCGCGGCCCTCGTTTCGGTTGGAGGCGGACGTCAGGGCCTATAATGAGATGAGACCGGGTTATTTTGCGATTCGACCTCGATCCTGACGGGCTCGAAAACCGATGGCCATTCAATCGCTCAAAGGACATCTGCTGATCGCCACGCCCGAGGTTCACTCCTCTTTGTTCGCTCGTTCCGTCGTTTTGATGGTCGAGCACACGGAGGACGAGGGGGCCAAGGGGATCATCCTCAATCTCCCCACAAGCGCCACCATGACCGACCTGGCGGGCAAATTGTTCGACGAGGACTTCGTGTGGGACAAGCCGCTGCATCTCGGCGGCCCCGTCGCCGGTCCATTGCTGGTCCTGCACACCGACCAAGGGCTGGCCGACCTGGAAGTCGTCTCGGGCGTTTACATGGCGCTCGACGCCGTGAAGTCGCAGCACCTCATCAGCATGGAGGTCGAGCCGTCGCTGGTCGTCGCCAACTTCTCGTGTTGGGCCCCTGGTCAGCTCGAAGACGAGTTGAGCAACGACGTCTGGCTGACGACGCCGGCCGACACGGCGCACATTTTCCTGCGAGGCGATCAGGATCTCTGGCAGACCGCGATCCGCCAGATCCGGG contains:
- a CDS encoding YqgE/AlgH family protein, producing the protein MAIQSLKGHLLIATPEVHSSLFARSVVLMVEHTEDEGAKGIILNLPTSATMTDLAGKLFDEDFVWDKPLHLGGPVAGPLLVLHTDQGLADLEVVSGVYMALDAVKSQHLISMEVEPSLVVANFSCWAPGQLEDELSNDVWLTTPADTAHIFLRGDQDLWQTAIRQIRADKLKEIMRLREPLGDPSLN
- a CDS encoding NAD-dependent epimerase/dehydratase family protein yields the protein MSQDIPRPLDPDPAEWPVLVTGAGGFVGGHIARRLAEAGHRVRGLVRRPPVERAGDPAIEWIVGELCDSERVRRALTGVRGVIHSAAWVSLGRDRLGVSRAVNVDATRQLLDEARRVGVERFVFTSTLHTLAAGTPETPADEDAPWNLECVESPYGRSKREAEVFVRAASEGGFTTIVLCPGMVLGARDLKPTSTLLVRIMARHPVVVVSGGGIPIVDASIVALAHRRALVLGEPGARYAVVGEYLGFPALARLVAEVGGWPLMVFVLPNFLERPLKATADIFTWLRLTAEFSGPTVAGGFLHHHVSGVRADRCFGLVHPPAVESVRAALVSVGGGRQGL
- the sppA gene encoding signal peptide peptidase SppA — encoded protein: MGRVYSHNRHSSAWLTLLIVVMLTFVSGCHHAIPIVGQFQGAAQVDARADVRGEMAVKLPAAIDPGPMVVATVEASPSGDSSHRVAVIDVDGLILNQNVEGIYDSGENPVAGFREKLEAAAGDAKVVAVVLRIHSPGGGVTACDILADELGRFKAATHKPVVACLMDVAASGAYYLAVGADRIVAHPTTLTGGVGAIFNHVNLEDAMAQLNVTVEPIKSGPLIDMGSVTKPLDPQSREILVEMADGFRQRFLGRIAQLRPVVSDADLKAISDGRILAAPKALSLHLVDQIGYLPDAVGEARRLAGAPGAEVVLYHRDGAPARSLYAIAPKPPRMGEVLPFSYPGLDRAKLPTFLYLWQPDPTLPRTTAR
- a CDS encoding type I polyketide synthase; this translates as MLWNQRRVFALAPRIAGGASFVIAAGRGGALGVLDVTGDDDASKAIDSLTRFADSEYAVRLRADQIAEPWVDAAGPGLAVVVCTGPWDGDMLTEVCARIHDSGRRIVGEIVSATEAEAAVSAGVDGLIVVGNEAGGRVGLDSAFILLQAVLARTDLPVWVRGGVGPRVAAGCVAAGAAGVVLDGAALLVRESPLTASFRDVLRHWDGGETQLIEAADGAIRVYAPPTSPVLSRLRDAARRGGDVWTRAVACDVGWKAGQAWPIGQDAAFATELAATHVTLGGVVQTIEKAIDAGLQGAFKARPMAESAALAKSHGCRFPILQGPMTRVSDVPLFAAAVAEEGALPFVALALLRKAEVERLLNESARRLEGRSWGVGLLGFVPSELRREQLAVVLAVKPPFALIAGGRPDQAAELEREGIATYLHVPSPGLLDQFLRAGSRRFVLEGRECGGHVGPRSSFVLWEQGCRVIEKAIDAGAAAESFSLVFAGGIHDARSAAAVAALAGDLAARGVRIGVLMGTAYLFTREAVSTGAIVARYQHEAAECRETVLLETGPGHLVRVGKTPFVDRFSAERAGLIAQRKSHDEIRESLETLNLGRLRIAAKGVERKNGSEASLAPVAESVQAANGLYMLGQAAALRDRVVTMRELHEDVALGATAWIERLASGVVEATERQPDPAAVAIVGMSAVLPGAPDLATFWANSLNGRDAITEVPPDRWDWRLYYDADPKAPDKIYSKWGGFVPDVPFDPLRYGMPPSSLPSIEPAQLLALEVARAALADAGYADRPFPRERTAVVLGMGGGAAQVAMGYAFKSYLPMLDGVVPGSGAAALESCDGLLPEWTEDSFPGFLLNVTAGRIANRLNLGGANYTVDAACGSSLAALNLAVRELRSRAADVVVLGGVDTVQNPFTYLAFSKTQAFSPRGRCRPFDATADGIVISEGATAVILKRLADAERDGDRIYAVIQGVGSSSDGRSRGLTAPGIEGQTRALERAYAEAAVDPATVGYVEAHGTGTAVGDVVEIAALSRLMREAGAERGSCTVGSVKSQIGHTKCAAGLAGLIHATLALHNRVLPPTIGVTTPNLQLDLHDGPLRLNTEARPWLHASLERPRRAGVSAFGFGGTNFHVVMEAYERDPIPTTRAADREWPAELLVWSAADRESLLGDLDQLADRLNAGARPALRDVAHTLASRKPIDGNGPTLAIVATGLDDLATKLETARSAIRKGDAAFDDPRGVRYAERPRHAGGNVAFVFPGQGSQAVGMLGDLAVAFEEVLGAFDEFDAAVRDLGGEPIGPKIFPPPAFNDDARRAQTDALRATEIAQPALGAASLGLSRLLASLGLAADVVAGHSYGELVALHEAGALDVRGLVELSLTRGRLLRDAAGRNPGAMAALAADAKTVRSLIGDLKDVAAVNFNGPLQTVVAGSEASVQAVVDRAQGRNVRGRRLPVACAFHTERMDAAREPLTRLAADRLIAAPGRPVFSNLDARPHPTDLKAIAGRLGDHVVEPVRFSDMIAAMHEQGTRVFIEVGPGSVLSGLVDSILGDRPHVAVSCDGGGPGRSSLVSLLHALARLAAAGLSLKLERLTRGRSDARLDLATLPAGDGSPPLSPSTWMVNGSRARPLNAPEPRRLGQANIQPKPSTTTPKPVVSLPRVEANMNQTTSPPPAVNGKPHKQAAAATPAPSTPTPSGASERVMAAFQETMRTFLEVQQATMLAYLTGKSAAPTTTAPRTTPAPPAPVFTPPPVVESRPSVAPSASEPAPPVAPVAIAPSPAATSEPANRDVIAAKLLEIVRDRTGYPLEVLQLGLDIEADLGIDSIKRVEILGKLRDVFPRLASASDPESMDALTRAATLGAIVDRVEKLLGRTDAPDVAAPPTPAPPVAPAPTQEGMKSAETEPHDGIRRLLLEAVDAPMAEDESGLPLGSTVMIVEDDRGTSAALAEQVRAKGCRVAFLGGRDSEIDWSSPASVEAAYRHARQGDVIAGLVHAQPLRSGRSLELDPTGWTDRMTSEARGLFVLAKAAAGDLERASRRGGACLISATAMGGAFASAARTSADFFPGHGAVAGLMKTLAREWPRVRARVVDFDPNLATASIAGRLLAELWFDDKWSEVGYLGDRRVRLKAVSKSLPAVPNDFHLSPGEPIWITGGARGITALAAAELARRWRPTLLLIGTSPLTGDVDDPRLDAIAHPAHLKTALHEKLRRAGQESGPAKIEQAYQALRKAREARANIAELQALGSRVEYAQIDVRDTAGLERLATDWRRRFGDPVGLIHGAGLIQDKLARDKSIESFDRVFSPKVDGALNLVRLVRPELIRFAIFFSSIAGRFGNKGQTDYAAANDVLNKLAVWLDGRWPGRVLAANWGPWSGVGMVSDLEAVLDARGLGMIAPKAGVAALFDELTRGRKGDVEVVLASHLGGLDGPMKRNAPRAEALR